A genome region from Altererythrobacter aquiaggeris includes the following:
- a CDS encoding pseudouridine synthase translates to MKSRLILFNKPFGVLSQFTDRRSPTARPTLSAYIDLPGVYPAGRLDKDSEGLLMLTDDGQQQARIADPKFKMPKTYWAQVEGEPGGAALDKLRRGIRLKDGMTAPAEVDAITPPDVWPRDPPVRFRKTVADSWLRLTIREGKNRQVRRMTAAAGYPTLRLIRWSVGDWSLDDLTPGTWRDA, encoded by the coding sequence ATGAAATCCCGCCTGATCCTGTTTAACAAACCGTTCGGAGTGCTGTCCCAGTTCACCGACCGGCGATCACCCACCGCGCGGCCAACGCTGTCAGCCTATATCGATTTGCCGGGCGTTTATCCGGCGGGCAGGCTCGACAAGGATAGCGAGGGTTTGCTGATGCTGACCGATGACGGGCAGCAGCAGGCACGTATCGCCGACCCCAAATTCAAAATGCCCAAAACCTATTGGGCGCAGGTCGAAGGCGAACCGGGCGGGGCCGCGCTGGACAAATTACGCCGGGGCATCCGTCTGAAGGACGGGATGACCGCACCGGCAGAAGTCGATGCGATTACGCCGCCCGATGTGTGGCCGCGCGATCCGCCGGTAAGGTTTCGCAAGACCGTAGCCGACAGCTGGCTGCGGCTGACCATCCGCGAAGGCAAAAACCGGCAAGTGCGGCGGATGACGGCGGCAGCCGGGTATCCGACATTGCGGTTGATCCGCTGGAGCGTGGGCGACTGGTCGCTGGACGACCTGACCCCCGGCACTTGGCGCGACGCATAG
- a CDS encoding ABC-F family ATP-binding cassette domain-containing protein produces the protein MLTIDSLTVRLGGQIILDKATASVPVGARVGLIGRNGAGKSTLMKAMIGEIEPDDGAISMPKRTKLGYIAQDAPDGSATPADTVLAADTERARLLKESETCTDPNRLGDLHERLIAIDAYSAPSRAARILMGLGFDEAMQEQPLSDFSGGWKMRVALAALLFSQPDVLLLDEPSNHLDLEATLWLENFLKSYPATVVIISHERDLLNNVVDNILHLQGGKLTLYPGGYDEFEKQRAERAAQLEAAAASQDAQRARLQDYVARNSARASTAKQAQSRAKMLARMQPIAAMMEDPSLSFHFPDPSELKPPLITLDLAAVGYAADAPVLKRLNLRIDPDDRIALLGRNGNGKTTLARLLAAQLPPMEGEMHSSGKMRVGYFTQYQVEELATGDTPLEHMTRAMKGQSPGAVRGQLGRFGFSGNRATQQVAKLSGGERARLALALITRDAPHLLILDEPTNHLDVDAREALVQALNDYDGAVILISHDRHMVELTADRLVLVDEGLAREYDGSMEDYIDFVLGRNQPKAGGDKPKGSKKDKKAAAKQRAAKREIQARMKAAEKDIASLQQQCSGLDRAMFEPASAAPEFANLSMGELAERRGKLGTQLDTLEAEWLELGEQIETAA, from the coding sequence ATGTTGACAATCGATTCCCTTACCGTGCGGCTTGGCGGCCAGATTATCCTCGACAAGGCGACTGCCTCCGTCCCGGTTGGCGCACGTGTGGGGCTGATCGGCCGCAATGGCGCGGGTAAATCGACGCTGATGAAGGCGATGATCGGCGAGATCGAACCCGATGACGGCGCGATCTCCATGCCGAAACGGACGAAGCTGGGCTATATCGCGCAGGATGCCCCCGATGGCTCAGCCACGCCGGCAGACACCGTGCTGGCCGCGGACACAGAACGTGCGCGGCTGTTGAAGGAATCCGAAACCTGCACCGATCCGAACCGGCTGGGCGATCTGCATGAGCGGCTGATAGCGATCGATGCCTACAGTGCCCCCTCGCGCGCGGCCCGCATCCTGATGGGGCTGGGGTTCGACGAAGCGATGCAGGAACAGCCGCTGAGCGATTTTTCGGGCGGCTGGAAAATGCGCGTGGCGCTGGCCGCCCTGCTGTTTTCGCAGCCCGATGTGCTGCTGCTCGATGAACCGTCGAACCACCTCGACCTCGAGGCGACACTGTGGCTTGAAAATTTCCTCAAAAGCTATCCTGCGACCGTGGTGATCATCAGTCACGAACGCGATCTGCTTAACAATGTCGTCGACAATATTCTCCACCTGCAAGGCGGCAAGCTGACGCTGTATCCCGGCGGCTATGACGAGTTTGAAAAACAGCGCGCCGAACGCGCGGCGCAACTGGAAGCGGCCGCAGCATCGCAAGACGCGCAGCGTGCACGCCTGCAGGATTATGTCGCGCGCAATTCGGCCCGCGCATCAACCGCCAAACAGGCGCAGTCGCGCGCCAAGATGCTGGCGCGGATGCAGCCGATTGCCGCGATGATGGAAGACCCTTCACTCAGTTTCCATTTCCCCGATCCCAGCGAGCTCAAACCGCCACTGATCACGCTCGATCTGGCGGCTGTCGGCTATGCGGCGGACGCGCCGGTGCTGAAGCGGCTCAATCTGCGGATCGATCCTGACGACCGGATCGCGCTGCTGGGCCGCAACGGCAATGGCAAGACCACGCTTGCGCGGCTGCTGGCCGCCCAATTGCCGCCGATGGAAGGCGAAATGCATTCTTCGGGCAAAATGCGGGTGGGCTATTTCACGCAGTATCAGGTCGAGGAATTAGCGACCGGGGACACGCCGCTGGAACATATGACGCGTGCGATGAAGGGGCAGAGCCCCGGCGCGGTCAGGGGCCAGCTGGGGCGGTTCGGATTTTCGGGCAATCGCGCAACGCAGCAGGTCGCGAAACTGTCGGGCGGCGAACGGGCGCGGCTGGCGCTGGCGCTGATCACGCGCGATGCGCCGCATCTGCTGATCCTGGACGAGCCGACCAACCACCTCGATGTCGATGCGCGCGAGGCGCTGGTGCAGGCGCTCAACGATTATGACGGTGCGGTGATCCTGATCAGCCATGACCGGCATATGGTGGAACTGACCGCTGACCGGCTGGTGCTGGTCGATGAAGGTCTGGCCCGCGAATATGACGGCAGCATGGAAGATTATATCGATTTCGTGCTTGGCCGGAACCAGCCCAAAGCGGGCGGTGACAAGCCCAAAGGCAGCAAGAAAGATAAAAAGGCCGCGGCCAAGCAGCGCGCCGCCAAGCGCGAAATTCAGGCACGGATGAAAGCGGCGGAAAAAGACATCGCCAGCTTGCAGCAACAATGCTCCGGCCTGGACCGGGCGATGTTCGAACCGGCCAGCGCCGCGCCCGAATTCGCAAACCTTTCGATGGGCGAATTGGCCGAACGGCGCGGCAAACTGGGTACACAGCTCGATACGCTCGAGGCCGAATGGCTCGAACTGGGCGAGCAGATCGAAACCGCCGCATAA
- a CDS encoding complex I NDUFA9 subunit family protein translates to MAKTKPLDGKLVVLLGGSGFFGTHVAQDLLEQGARLRIASRNPKAAFHLKPLANLGQIQFVRCDITKPDSIALAVGGADGVVNLVGEFKGDLVAIMGDGAGNAAKASREAGAAAFVQVSAIGADANSEVDYARAKAIGEQAVLAAFPAATILRPPVLFGEDDDFINMFAKLISTFPALPVFAPDAKLQPLHVDDAAAAVVAALADPAKHGGKIYEIAGPAVMTMARINRAIAAAQNRNTTFIELPDFISEGFASATGWLPGAPISRDQLTLLQQGSVPSGDFPGIAKLGITPRPLELYLDRWMTRYRKHGRFGVARVSTPVDDGGLG, encoded by the coding sequence ATGGCGAAGACAAAACCACTCGACGGCAAACTGGTCGTTCTGCTTGGCGGGAGCGGCTTTTTCGGCACGCATGTGGCGCAGGATTTGCTTGAACAGGGTGCCCGGCTGCGGATTGCCAGCCGCAATCCCAAGGCTGCCTTTCATCTGAAACCATTGGCCAATCTGGGGCAGATCCAGTTTGTCCGCTGCGACATTACCAAACCTGACAGTATCGCCTTGGCCGTCGGCGGCGCGGATGGCGTTGTCAATCTGGTCGGCGAATTCAAGGGCGATCTGGTTGCAATCATGGGCGACGGTGCGGGCAACGCTGCGAAAGCGTCCAGGGAAGCGGGTGCGGCGGCATTCGTGCAAGTCAGCGCCATTGGCGCGGATGCCAATTCGGAGGTCGATTATGCCCGGGCCAAGGCGATTGGCGAACAAGCGGTTCTGGCCGCATTTCCCGCTGCGACGATCCTGCGCCCGCCGGTCCTGTTTGGCGAGGATGATGATTTCATCAACATGTTCGCCAAGCTGATTTCCACCTTTCCGGCGCTGCCCGTGTTTGCACCCGATGCCAAGCTCCAGCCGCTGCATGTCGATGATGCCGCCGCCGCAGTGGTTGCGGCGCTTGCCGATCCGGCGAAACACGGCGGCAAGATTTACGAGATTGCCGGCCCTGCCGTGATGACAATGGCCCGCATCAACCGCGCCATCGCTGCGGCACAGAACCGCAATACCACGTTCATCGAATTGCCCGATTTCATTTCCGAAGGTTTTGCCAGTGCCACGGGTTGGTTGCCCGGCGCGCCGATCAGCCGCGACCAGCTGACTTTGCTGCAACAGGGCAGCGTTCCTTCGGGCGATTTTCCCGGAATTGCCAAGCTGGGCATCACCCCGCGCCCGCTGGAACTGTATCTGGACCGCTGGATGACCCGTTACCGCAAGCACGGCCGGTTTGGCGTGGCGCGGGTCAGCACGCCGGTGGATGATGGCGGTTTAGGTTAG
- a CDS encoding CDP-alcohol phosphatidyltransferase family protein has protein sequence MFDAKLRPLIDPPLNAVGRGLAKAGIGANTVTFVGLVIGLLGAVALVYEQFGLGLGLILANRIIDGLDGAVARVNGPTDLGGYFDIVADFAFYVSVPLAFGIAHPADALPALVLVASFVLTGTSFLAFAAIAAKRGETTNAHGRKSFFYSTGLAEGAETIAVFAAMCIWPGHFAVLAYSYAALCGLTVIQRSVVAARQFGER, from the coding sequence ATGTTCGATGCCAAACTCCGCCCGTTGATCGATCCGCCGCTGAATGCGGTAGGGCGCGGCCTGGCAAAGGCCGGGATTGGCGCGAACACCGTAACATTTGTCGGCCTCGTAATCGGGCTGCTGGGCGCTGTTGCTCTTGTTTACGAGCAGTTCGGGCTTGGCCTCGGGCTAATCTTGGCCAACCGGATTATCGACGGGCTGGACGGCGCGGTGGCGCGCGTAAACGGCCCGACCGATCTGGGCGGATATTTCGACATTGTCGCGGATTTTGCATTTTATGTCTCGGTCCCGCTCGCCTTCGGCATTGCCCATCCGGCTGATGCGCTGCCCGCGCTGGTGCTGGTCGCGAGTTTCGTGCTCACCGGCACCAGCTTCCTTGCCTTTGCCGCGATAGCTGCCAAACGCGGCGAGACGACCAACGCACATGGCCGCAAGAGCTTCTTTTATTCGACAGGGCTGGCCGAAGGAGCCGAAACCATCGCGGTGTTTGCCGCCATGTGCATCTGGCCCGGTCACTTTGCCGTGCTGGCCTATAGCTACGCCGCGCTGTGCGGCCTGACGGTGATCCAGCGGAGCGTTGTGGCTGCCAGACAATTCGGCGAGCGCTGA
- a CDS encoding fumarylacetoacetate hydrolase family protein: MKLATLNDGTRDGKLVVVSKDLTRYCLADNIAPTLQAALDDWDTHAPDLEALYRDVEHQAVPCERFHEREAHSPLPRAYQWADGSAYINHVELVRQARGAEVPQSFYTDPLMYQGGSDAFLPPRGDIALGDPAWGCDMEGEVAVITGDVPMGVSADEAADHIKLVMLVNDVSLRGLIPAELAKGFGFFQSKPPSAFSPVAVTPDELGDAWQGSVIHLPLQVDYNGEPFGRANAGEDATFNLAQLVAHAAKTRPLTAGTIIGSGTVSNKGPTGDPGKPCSKGGLGYSCIAEIRMIETIESGEAKTPFMSAGDKVRIEMLDKEGRSIFGAIEQDVVAI, translated from the coding sequence ATGAAACTAGCCACGCTGAACGATGGTACCCGCGACGGAAAACTGGTGGTCGTTTCCAAAGACCTGACGCGGTACTGTCTGGCGGATAATATCGCACCCACGCTGCAGGCTGCGCTGGATGACTGGGACACGCATGCCCCCGATCTGGAGGCGCTGTACCGCGATGTGGAACATCAGGCGGTGCCGTGCGAACGGTTTCATGAAAGAGAAGCACATTCGCCGCTGCCGCGCGCGTACCAATGGGCCGACGGCAGCGCCTATATCAACCATGTCGAGCTTGTCCGGCAGGCCCGCGGTGCAGAAGTGCCGCAGAGTTTTTACACCGACCCGCTGATGTATCAGGGTGGTTCCGATGCGTTTCTGCCGCCGCGCGGCGACATCGCGTTGGGCGATCCGGCGTGGGGCTGCGATATGGAAGGTGAAGTCGCGGTCATCACGGGTGACGTGCCGATGGGGGTTTCGGCAGATGAGGCAGCCGATCACATAAAACTGGTGATGCTGGTAAACGATGTTTCGCTGCGCGGCCTGATCCCGGCCGAACTGGCCAAGGGCTTCGGCTTTTTCCAGTCAAAACCGCCAAGCGCATTTTCGCCCGTTGCGGTCACACCCGACGAGTTGGGCGATGCCTGGCAGGGATCGGTCATCCACCTGCCATTGCAAGTGGATTACAATGGCGAGCCATTCGGCCGCGCGAATGCCGGAGAGGATGCGACATTCAACCTCGCACAACTGGTCGCCCACGCCGCCAAAACCCGCCCGCTTACCGCCGGAACGATTATCGGCTCGGGAACAGTTTCGAACAAGGGGCCGACCGGCGATCCCGGCAAACCATGCAGCAAAGGCGGCTTGGGATATTCCTGTATCGCTGAAATCCGCATGATCGAGACGATCGAAAGCGGGGAAGCCAAAACGCCGTTCATGTCAGCGGGCGACAAGGTGCGGATCGAAATGCTCGACAAGGAAGGGCGGTCGATATTCGGCGCGATCGAACAGGATGTGGTCGCCATTTGA
- a CDS encoding NupC/NupG family nucleoside CNT transporter has protein sequence MEVLQQLQGLIGIALLLLLAWGISEDRSARPSWRWIGAALGVQLLLAAVILRVPFVWDVMVLANHGVTAIEQATLAGSSYMFGYLGGGELPFALQNPDAAPLIIAFQILPLVIVFSALAALLWHWGVLQWLVRGLSWALQRTLGVSGVVGLSGGANMFLGVVESPLVVRAYFEKMSRAELFAVMVLAMSTISGAILILYATTLSKVVPDAVGHMISASLISLPAAVLLAKIMVPGEGHTAEDREEPGLKYDGSIDAIVKGTMDGMQLFLAVIAIIIVVFALVALADQMLTVLPFVGDEPITVKRLFGWLFAPVMWTLGVPWEQSQAAGALMGTKSILNEYVAYLELAALPAGTFDPRARLIVTYALCGVANLASVGLLVSTIGTLAPSRRAEVAGLGIKSWIAGNCASAMTGAFIGIVTIN, from the coding sequence ATGGAAGTGCTGCAACAGCTTCAGGGCCTGATCGGCATTGCTCTGCTGCTCCTGCTTGCATGGGGCATTTCGGAAGACCGCAGCGCGCGGCCAAGCTGGCGGTGGATCGGTGCGGCGCTTGGCGTGCAATTGTTGCTGGCAGCCGTGATCCTGCGCGTGCCTTTCGTCTGGGATGTCATGGTGCTGGCCAATCACGGTGTGACGGCTATCGAACAGGCAACGCTGGCCGGCTCGTCCTATATGTTCGGCTATCTGGGCGGGGGCGAGCTGCCCTTTGCGCTGCAAAATCCGGACGCGGCACCGCTGATCATCGCATTCCAGATATTGCCGCTGGTGATCGTGTTTTCCGCGCTCGCCGCATTGCTGTGGCATTGGGGCGTGCTGCAATGGCTGGTGCGCGGGCTGTCATGGGCGCTGCAGCGCACATTGGGTGTCAGCGGCGTCGTGGGCCTGTCGGGCGGCGCGAACATGTTCCTCGGCGTGGTGGAAAGTCCGCTGGTGGTGCGCGCCTATTTCGAGAAAATGAGCCGCGCAGAATTATTTGCGGTGATGGTGCTGGCCATGTCGACCATCTCCGGCGCAATCCTGATCCTTTATGCAACCACGCTGTCCAAGGTGGTGCCCGATGCGGTGGGGCATATGATTTCCGCGTCGCTGATCTCGCTTCCCGCCGCGGTGTTGCTCGCCAAGATCATGGTGCCGGGCGAAGGCCACACAGCGGAGGACCGCGAAGAGCCGGGGCTGAAATATGACGGTTCAATCGATGCGATAGTCAAAGGTACGATGGACGGGATGCAGCTGTTTCTGGCGGTAATCGCGATCATTATCGTGGTGTTCGCACTGGTTGCGCTGGCCGACCAGATGCTGACCGTGCTGCCATTTGTGGGTGACGAACCGATTACGGTAAAGCGCTTGTTCGGCTGGCTGTTTGCGCCCGTAATGTGGACGCTGGGCGTACCGTGGGAGCAATCGCAGGCTGCGGGCGCATTGATGGGGACCAAGTCGATCCTTAATGAATATGTGGCTTATCTGGAACTTGCCGCACTGCCCGCCGGCACCTTCGATCCGCGCGCCAGGCTGATCGTAACCTACGCGCTGTGCGGGGTCGCCAACCTGGCGAGCGTCGGCTTGCTGGTATCGACCATCGGAACGCTTGCCCCCAGCCGCCGCGCGGAGGTTGCGGGATTGGGTATCAAAAGCTGGATTGCGGGCAACTGTGCCTCTGCGATGACCGGCGCCTTCATCGGTATCGTGACGATAAACTGA
- a CDS encoding NfeD family protein: METLQNLDAHWVWIGIGLLLAALEVVVPGVYLIWLALAALAAGLLTWAFGLGLALQVIVFSVIAVATVYAAKRFLQDRPIREADPMMNKRLSRMVGETAVVVVPIEGGSGKVQVGDSQWIARGADLAIGTRVRITGAAGSDLLVEPLT; this comes from the coding sequence ATGGAAACGCTACAAAATCTGGACGCCCACTGGGTATGGATCGGCATTGGTCTGCTGCTGGCTGCGCTGGAGGTGGTGGTGCCGGGGGTCTATCTGATCTGGCTGGCGCTGGCGGCTTTGGCCGCGGGTCTGCTGACCTGGGCTTTCGGGCTGGGTCTGGCGCTTCAGGTAATCGTCTTTTCCGTCATTGCGGTGGCTACAGTCTATGCCGCCAAGCGGTTCCTGCAGGACAGGCCGATCCGCGAAGCCGATCCGATGATGAACAAACGGCTCAGCCGGATGGTTGGCGAAACCGCAGTGGTCGTGGTGCCAATCGAAGGCGGCAGCGGCAAGGTGCAGGTTGGCGACAGCCAATGGATCGCACGCGGCGCAGACCTCGCCATTGGCACCCGTGTCCGGATCACCGGCGCTGCCGGGTCCGATTTGCTCGTGGAACCGCTAACCTAA
- a CDS encoding FAD-dependent oxidoreductase encodes MKKILVVVVLVAVIAAYFLFDLGQYLSLDGIKGVAAQADTTYQDNPALVIGVFFVVYVAVAAASLPGAAVMTLAAGALFGVLVGTVVVSFASTLGATLAFLASRFVLRDTIESKFGQRLKTMNEGLERDGAFYLFTIRMIPLFPFFVVNLLMGLTRIKTWTYAWVSQIGMLLGTIVYVNAGTQLAQIDSLSGIASPMVIGSFVLLGIMPWIAKAIIGWLQRRRVYKGFERPGSYDRNMVVIGAGSAGLVSAYIAAMVKAKVTLVEAHKMGGDCLNTGCVPSKALIKTARVADMIRHADRYGLKAAEPEVPFRETMKRVRGIITDIEPHDSVERFTGLGVDVVQGYARIIDPWTVEIARNDGETQRLTTRSIIIASGGEPFVPPLPGIDTSGYLTSDTMWDAFSEMDTVPRRITVLGGGPIGSELAQALQRLGAQVTQIEMADRLLGKEDVEVSELAQSSLEASGIDVLLGHQAVRIEAGNRLIAEHGGSEKAVEFDCLIVAVGRKARLTGYGLEELGIDTERTVVTDEFLQTKFPNILAAGDVAGPYQFTHVASHQAWFASVNALFGQFRKFKADYRVIPWTTFIDPEVARVGLSEAEAQEQDIAYDVTRYDLDDLDRAIAESATAGFVKVLTVPGKDKILGVTIVGDHAGELLAEYVLAMKHGLGLNKILGTIHTYPTWAEANKYAAGEWKKARKPEKLLAYVEKYHAWRRG; translated from the coding sequence ATGAAGAAAATTCTGGTCGTTGTGGTGCTTGTTGCGGTTATCGCGGCATATTTCCTGTTCGATCTTGGCCAATATCTCTCGCTTGACGGCATCAAAGGCGTCGCCGCCCAGGCTGACACTACTTATCAGGACAATCCCGCACTGGTGATCGGGGTGTTCTTCGTCGTCTATGTCGCCGTTGCCGCCGCCTCGCTGCCGGGCGCTGCGGTGATGACGCTGGCGGCTGGCGCGCTGTTCGGCGTGCTGGTCGGCACGGTTGTGGTCAGCTTTGCTTCTACACTCGGGGCGACGCTTGCCTTTCTTGCCAGCCGGTTTGTGCTGCGCGACACGATCGAGAGCAAATTCGGCCAGCGGCTGAAAACCATGAACGAAGGGCTGGAACGCGACGGTGCGTTTTACCTGTTCACTATCCGGATGATCCCGCTGTTCCCGTTTTTCGTCGTGAACCTGCTGATGGGGCTGACGCGGATCAAAACCTGGACTTACGCATGGGTAAGCCAGATCGGTATGCTGCTTGGCACAATCGTTTACGTGAACGCAGGGACCCAGCTCGCGCAGATCGACAGCCTTTCGGGCATCGCTTCACCCATGGTGATCGGCAGCTTCGTGCTGCTGGGCATCATGCCCTGGATTGCCAAGGCGATCATCGGCTGGTTGCAGCGCCGCCGAGTTTACAAGGGCTTTGAGCGGCCCGGATCATACGACCGGAATATGGTGGTGATCGGTGCGGGGTCTGCCGGGCTGGTTTCCGCCTATATTGCAGCCATGGTGAAAGCCAAGGTGACATTGGTCGAAGCGCACAAGATGGGCGGCGACTGCCTCAACACCGGCTGCGTGCCCAGCAAGGCGCTGATCAAGACGGCGCGAGTAGCCGACATGATCCGCCACGCCGACCGTTACGGCCTCAAAGCCGCCGAACCCGAAGTTCCGTTCCGTGAAACCATGAAACGGGTGCGCGGCATCATCACCGACATCGAACCGCATGACAGTGTCGAGCGGTTTACCGGCCTCGGCGTCGATGTGGTTCAGGGCTATGCCAGAATCATCGACCCGTGGACGGTCGAAATCGCCCGCAATGATGGCGAAACACAGCGTTTGACGACCCGCTCCATCATCATCGCTTCGGGCGGCGAGCCATTTGTGCCGCCGCTGCCCGGGATCGACACTTCGGGCTATCTCACCAGCGACACCATGTGGGATGCATTTTCCGAAATGGACACGGTCCCGCGGCGCATCACCGTGCTGGGCGGCGGACCGATCGGCAGCGAACTGGCGCAGGCGCTCCAGCGGCTTGGCGCGCAAGTCACGCAGATCGAAATGGCAGACCGGCTGCTGGGCAAGGAAGACGTCGAGGTTTCCGAACTGGCGCAAAGCTCGCTCGAAGCGTCAGGCATCGATGTGCTGCTGGGACACCAGGCGGTTCGCATCGAAGCGGGCAACCGGCTGATTGCCGAACATGGCGGGTCGGAAAAGGCGGTCGAATTCGACTGCCTGATCGTTGCGGTCGGCCGCAAGGCGCGGCTGACCGGCTACGGCCTTGAAGAGCTGGGCATCGATACCGAGCGCACTGTCGTGACCGATGAATTTCTCCAGACCAAATTCCCCAACATTCTGGCAGCGGGCGACGTTGCGGGGCCGTATCAGTTCACTCACGTGGCCAGCCATCAGGCATGGTTTGCTTCGGTCAACGCCCTGTTCGGCCAGTTCAGGAAATTCAAGGCCGATTACCGCGTCATCCCGTGGACGACCTTTATCGATCCCGAAGTTGCACGGGTCGGTTTGAGCGAGGCCGAAGCACAAGAGCAGGACATTGCTTACGATGTCACGCGTTACGACCTCGACGATCTCGACCGGGCAATTGCCGAAAGCGCAACAGCCGGCTTCGTCAAAGTGCTGACTGTGCCGGGCAAGGACAAAATCCTCGGCGTTACCATTGTGGGCGATCATGCGGGCGAATTGCTGGCCGAATATGTGCTGGCCATGAAACACGGCTTAGGGCTCAACAAGATCCTCGGCACGATCCACACCTATCCGACGTGGGCCGAGGCGAATAAATACGCGGCGGGCGAATGGAAAAAGGCCAGAAAGCCTGAAAAACTGCTGGCCTATGTCGAGAAATACCACGCATGGCGGCGCGGTTGA
- a CDS encoding SPFH domain-containing protein — MEFGVLLMVIVLVVAVLFSMVRVVKQGFVYTIERLGKFTLAAQPGLHFLVPFVDRVGHKVNMMEQVLDIPGQEIITADNAMVGVDAVVFFQVLDAGKAAYEVSSLYQAIMALTTTNLRTVMGSMDLDETLSKRDEINARLLVVVDQATSPWGIKITRVEIKDIRPPVDISEAMARQMKAERLKRAEILEAEGDRASNILRAEGDKQSAILTAEGNKEAAFRDAEARERAAEAEARATQVVSDAIASSGNQAINYFIAQEYTKAIAGFATSPNAKTILFPVEATQLIGTLGGIGELAKGMMESNGGGSGGGSGGGAPAAPRASVPRSPPRSS, encoded by the coding sequence ATGGAATTCGGTGTCCTGCTGATGGTGATCGTTCTGGTTGTCGCCGTGCTGTTTTCGATGGTGCGCGTCGTCAAACAGGGCTTCGTCTATACGATCGAACGGCTGGGCAAATTCACGCTCGCCGCGCAGCCCGGCCTGCATTTTCTGGTCCCGTTCGTCGATCGTGTCGGTCACAAGGTGAACATGATGGAGCAGGTGCTCGATATCCCCGGACAGGAAATCATCACCGCCGATAATGCCATGGTCGGTGTGGACGCAGTCGTGTTCTTCCAGGTGCTGGATGCGGGCAAGGCGGCTTACGAGGTTTCCAGCCTGTATCAGGCGATCATGGCGCTCACGACCACCAATCTGCGGACCGTGATGGGCAGCATGGACCTCGATGAAACGCTGTCGAAGCGTGACGAGATCAACGCCCGGCTGCTGGTGGTGGTCGATCAGGCAACCTCGCCGTGGGGGATCAAGATCACCCGCGTCGAAATCAAGGATATCCGCCCGCCGGTCGATATTTCCGAAGCGATGGCGCGCCAGATGAAGGCGGAACGCCTGAAGCGTGCCGAAATTCTCGAGGCCGAAGGCGACCGTGCCTCCAACATCCTGCGCGCAGAAGGCGACAAGCAGTCCGCCATCCTGACCGCAGAGGGTAACAAGGAAGCAGCCTTCCGCGATGCAGAAGCCCGCGAACGTGCAGCCGAGGCAGAAGCGCGCGCCACGCAGGTCGTGTCGGATGCCATCGCCAGTTCCGGCAATCAGGCGATCAATTACTTCATCGCGCAGGAATACACCAAGGCAATTGCCGGTTTTGCAACATCGCCCAATGCCAAAACTATCCTGTTCCCGGTCGAAGCTACCCAGCTGATCGGAACGCTGGGCGGAATTGGCGAATTGGCCAAGGGCATGATGGAAAGTAATGGCGGCGGATCAGGTGGCGGATCAGGTGGCGGGGCACCGGCTGCGCCGCGCGCCAGTGTGCCGCGTTCGCCGCCGCGGAGCAGCTGA
- the maiA gene encoding maleylacetoacetate isomerase: MKLFGYYRSSTSYRLRIALNLKGLEYDQSPVNLLESEQRGQDFSARNPFASVPMLEAGGRDRAQSVAILEWLDEVYPANPLLPADVEQRFTARELAYAIATELHAPLNLPVLQYLGREFGQDQESVATWYRHWLAKTLVPVEARLKQLQAGDFLFDAPGLFEVVMIPQIYNASRFDFDLAAMPHIRRINAACTRLPQFKAAHPDLQPDNSQRKET, encoded by the coding sequence ATGAAGCTGTTTGGGTATTATCGCAGTTCGACCAGCTATCGCTTGCGAATTGCGCTTAATCTCAAAGGGCTGGAATATGATCAGTCACCCGTCAATCTGCTCGAATCGGAGCAACGCGGGCAGGATTTCAGTGCGCGCAACCCGTTTGCATCGGTGCCGATGCTGGAGGCTGGCGGGCGTGACCGGGCGCAAAGCGTGGCAATTCTCGAATGGCTGGACGAGGTTTATCCCGCCAATCCGCTGTTACCCGCCGATGTCGAACAGAGATTTACCGCGCGCGAGCTGGCTTACGCGATTGCTACCGAATTACACGCGCCGCTGAATTTGCCCGTGCTGCAATATCTGGGCCGCGAGTTCGGACAGGATCAGGAAAGTGTCGCCACATGGTACCGCCATTGGCTGGCCAAAACACTTGTCCCGGTCGAGGCGCGGCTGAAACAGCTGCAAGCGGGCGATTTCCTGTTCGATGCACCCGGCTTGTTCGAAGTTGTCATGATCCCGCAAATCTACAACGCCAGCCGGTTTGATTTCGATCTGGCCGCCATGCCGCATATCCGCCGGATCAACGCCGCCTGCACCCGGCTGCCGCAGTTCAAGGCGGCCCACCCCGACCTCCAGCCCGACAATTCGCAAAGGAAAGAAACATGA